AAGAAGGCGACAACAAAGAACCTGGCAAAGCTTCATAGGCATATTGAAACTCTGATAGCGGAAGCCAATCGGCTGTACTGCTGGAATCTGGAAGTGGACGATTGTCATATTGGGCTGAATTCTCTGATAGAAAGCTTAAAAGGAACAGGCTTGGCTCTGACACCTGAAAAAACAGGACGTGGCCATCACCTTTCAGATGTGCAAAAGTTCTATCGGGATGCTCTTAAATACAAGGAAAAACTTGAGAACTATGAGGACTATCTGGGATCCATGGACGGACGTAATAGCATGAGCAAAACAGATCCGGATGCGACTTTCATGCGCATGAAGGATGACTATATGCGTAATGGGCAACTCAAGCCTGCCTATAACCTGCAGGTTCTGGTTGATAGCGGGTACATTGTCGGTAGCTATGCCAGCGCCGACCGTACAGACTACGCCACTATGGTACCAGCCTTGGATCATATGCATAAATCCTTACCATGGAAGTATTCAAAGTATTGTGCCGATAGTGGGTATGACAGCCAGCAGAACTATGAGTACCTGGAAAACCATCAGATTGCAGCCTATATCAAACCCCAAGGGTATGAGCAGTCAAAAAAACGAACATACAGAAATGATATTGGAAGGAAGGAGAACATGACCTATAATGCAGAGCAGGACTGCTTTATCTGTTCTCGAGGTAAAAAACTGGAGCACCAATATATTCGGAAACGCAAGAATCAGTATGGATATGAAACAACTTCCCACATTTATCGATGCAAGAGAGGATGTAAGACTTGTCCTTCTCGTTCTGCCTGTATGAAAAGAAGTAAGGCTTCTTACAAACAGGTTCAGGTAAATCATAAACTCAGAGAATATCAT
The window above is part of the Oceanispirochaeta sp. M1 genome. Proteins encoded here:
- a CDS encoding IS1182 family transposase; the encoded protein is MNLTSFSQHQQLFLDLNISIPFEVTDHEAALLILLQNLDYSDFHLPKKKSGRPHAADPYTMMLIIIYARIQGRFSSREVERLCKRDIFLLQILKDRKVPDHTTFDRFIRRHEKAIDGLFFQVAKRLDSLGELEKDVIYQDGTKMESKAGRYSFVWKKATTKNLAKLHRHIETLIAEANRLYCWNLEVDDCHIGLNSLIESLKGTGLALTPEKTGRGHHLSDVQKFYRDALKYKEKLENYEDYLGSMDGRNSMSKTDPDATFMRMKDDYMRNGQLKPAYNLQVLVDSGYIVGSYASADRTDYATMVPALDHMHKSLPWKYSKYCADSGYDSQQNYEYLENHQIAAYIKPQGYEQSKKRTYRNDIGRKENMTYNAEQDCFICSRGKKLEHQYIRKRKNQYGYETTSHIYRCKRGCKTCPSRSACMKRSKASYKQVQVNHKLREYHRQVLKLITSDEGVEIRVNRSIQAEGAFAQIKANWSFRRFLHSGMGGIHTDWLLMCLAMNAVRLGNRLARDEVGSPFRYILPEEVA